DNA from Massilia antarctica:
TTTCAGGCGCAGCTCGAAGATCCCCACCCGGATATTGCTGCGCGAATCGGCCTTGCCCTGGGTCTGGAAGAATTCGGAAAGTTCACCGAAGGAAACCACCCCGCCCGAGCGGCCGAGAAACAAGTCGACCAACATGAATTCGGCGCGGCTCAGGCGCACCGTGCGGCCCTGGTAGGCCACCGACAGCGATGCCGCATGCAGCGACAGCGCCGGCCCGTCCGCGAATGCCGGGCGCGCCACGGGTTCGTCTGGCGCGCCCTGGGCCGGCCTTTGCAGGCGCTGCAGCAGCAAGGATGCGCGGCGCAGCAGGTCGGTCGGGCTGACTGGCGCGAACACCCAGTCGGCGGCCAGCATGCCGCTATCGGTGGCGCTGGGCGGGCTCTGGTGGGCGTCGACCGCCAGGATCAGTGGCGCCGGCCAGAGGCGCCGGTCGGCCATGCCGCGCGCCATGCGCTGGGCTGGAGCGAGGGCGTCGAGCAGACGGTATTCGCGGCTGTCGACCAGGATGACGTTCGCCAGGCTGGCATCGCACAGGAAGTCGGCGCTGCCGCCGTGCAGATTGAGCGCCGAGATGTCCAGCCCACTGAAGGCGAGCAGCTCGTTGCTCGTGGTGGCCGAACGAAACTCACGAATGTTCGCCATGCAGTTTTCATACAAAAGTTTTCCGCCAACATGAATATGTACACGCATACATTATCCTTATGATTGTGTTTTGGTACGGCGGCACTCTCTTGGCCGACGGGCCGGTCGCATACGGCGCCGGTCAACACATCAAAGCATGAAGCGCGAGGCTGGCTACCTATCGAAAGTTAGGTTCGTATTTGCCAATCGGTCAAACTGTTACATGTGAGAACGAATGCCTGCCCCAGAGTTTTTCTTCGGTGCAATCAAGCATGCCGCGCAAGGCGGTTCGGTGAAAAAGTAACAATCCACGCTTTCCATTCGATGCTTTTCGGTTAATATGTAATGCAATTGTCACAAATATAACCGCGCTTGTTCACGATTCGACCGTGGCGAACGGCAGCCGTCCGACCTGTGTTTTCGCGCTCCTTCTCATGACAACAGAAGCAAAATTTCATCCGCCGGCGCTGCCGGCCCGGTTTTTTCCCGTGCCGCGCCTGCACCAGCGTATCGCGGCGGTCGCTGGCGCCCGTATCGTGTGCCTGGTGGCCCCGGCCGGATTCGGCAAGAGCACGACCATGGCGCATCAGATGGCGGCGCTGGCGGCGCTCGGGGTGGGCAGTTGCTGGATCAATCTCGATGCGGCCGATAACGAGGTCGAGCGCTTCCTGCTGCACGTCACGGCGGCCCTGGCCGCCGCTCATCCTTTCGGGGCGGGCGCCACGGCGCACGCCAGCGGGCGCGCCCAGCTGCTGGCCATGTGCAACCGCCTGACCCACCAGAGCTGCGACGTTGCCCTGTTTTTCGACGATTACCATGTGATCGACAACCCGGCCGTGCATGAACTGATGGACTGGTTGCTGGCGGTCAGCCCGGCCCAGCTGACCTTGTATATCGGCTCGCGCAGCCGGATTCCCCTGAAACTGAGCCGCCTGCGCCTGTGCGGCGGCGTGGCCGACCTGGGCGCGGCCGACCTGAGCCTGACGCGCGAGGAAACCTGCGCCTTCATGGACGTGGTGAGCGCCGGCGCGCTCGATGGCGCCCACTGCGGCGTGCTGTACGAGCGCACCGAAGGCTGGGCGGCCGGCCTTCAGCTGGCGGCGATCGCGCTGCAAAACGCCGCCGACCGCGAACGCTTCATCCACGATTTTTCCGGCAGCGCGCACGATATCGCGTCCTATCTGATGGAAGCGGTGCTGGCGCGCCTGCCGCCGCAGGTCGACCAGTTCATGTCGCGCACGGCGCTGTTCGACCGCTTTTCGGGGCGCCTGTGCCAGGACGCGCTGGCGCTGCGCGACGCGCCCGAACTGATCGACTGGATCGCCGCGCATAATCTGTTCCTCATTCCGCTGGACCGGCGCGGCGAATCGTTCCGCTATCACCACCTGCTGGGCGAGTATCTGCGCACGCGCTATCTGAACGCCGACGGCGCGGCCGCGCGCGCCGACTACCGCGCGGCCAGCCACTGGTGCGAACGGGCCGGCGAGAACGATGAAGCGATCCGCTATGCCCTGGCCGGCGACGACAGCACGCGCGCGGTCGACCTGATCGCCGGCTGCGTCGATGAACTGATTCGCGCGCGCGCCGGTTTCGATACCTTGCTGCGCTGGATGTCGGCCGTTCCTTACCGCCTGCTGGCCCAGCGCGTGCAGCTGCGCCTGACCTTCATCCGTTCCAGCATCTGGAACAATCGCTTCGAACAGGCTGAAAGCGCGCTGGCCGAACTGGAATACGACCTGGGCACCGGCGCGCCGGTCGCCGGCGTGGGCGCCATCCTGTGCACCATGGAGATGTTGTGGTGCCTGCTGTACGCGTTCCAGGACAAGACCGCGCTGGCGGCCAGCCGCAGCCGCGCGTGGCTGGCGCGCTGGGGAGGATCGGCGCAGCCGTCCGACATCGCGCGCGCGCACATCGCGATCGGCTACAGCGCCTACGTGGCGCACGATTACGCGGTCGCCGAACAGTCCTGCCAGAGCGCCGAAACCTTTTACGCGGCCGCCGATTTTTATTCGGGCGTGGTGTGGACCGAGCGCTTCATCAGCATCATCCGGCTCGAACAGGGACAGGCGCGCGAGGCCGAACGGGTGCTGGCCGCCCTGTACATCGCCAACCGCGACCGCCTGGGCGCCGATTCGATGGTGGCCTCGCACACCGGCGTGCACCTGGCGCAGGCGGCCTATGAACTCGACAAGATCGACGCGGCCGCCGCGGCGCTCGACAGCGCGCTGACCATCCCCACCGACACGGTCGCGCCGGCCCAGGGCGAGGGCGGCCCGATACCGCACGGCTTCGGCCTGCTGGAAGACTACATGGCCGCGTATCTGACCCGCGCGCGCCTGCTGTGCGTGCAGGGCCAGGGCGGCGCGGCCGATTCGGTGCTGGCCAACGGCGTGGCCAGCGCGCTGCAGTGCAAGCAAGTGCGCCTGGCGCGCATCCTGATGGCCGAGCGCATCCGGCTGGCGCTGCGCCAGGACGAGGTGGGGCTGGCGGCCAGCCACGAACACGCGCTCGACGCGATCGATGCCACGGCCGGACCGGCGGCGCGCGGCCGCGCCGAGGCTGAGGAAGTCGCGGTCGGCATCGCGCGCATCCGCCTGCGCCTGGCGCAGGGCGGCGCCGAGGCCGGCGCCATCGGCGCGCGGCTGCAGGAATTGATCGCCCGAGCGCGCCTGCAGACTCGCCTGCGCATGCTGGTCAAGCTTCTGTGCCTGCAGGCGCGCTACCATGGCGTCCGCGCCGAGCACGAGGAAGCGGGAGCGGCGCTGCATGAAGCGCTGCTGATCGGCGAGGAGGGCGGCTTGTGCCGCTCGATCGCCGACGAGGGGCCGCAGGTGCGCGCGCTGGTCGCCAGCCACGGCGCCTGGCAAGCGCATTCACGCCGGCGCGACGCGCGCCTGGTCACGCCGGACTACCTGGCGCACCTGCTGGCCGCGTGTGGCGCGCCGGCGCACCCGGTGGCCGATGACGCGGCGGCCGGCGCGGCCGCGCTACCCGAAGCGCATGCCCTGTCGCCGCGCGAGGTGCAGGTGCTCAAGCTGGCCGAACGCGGGCTGGCCAACCGCGAGCTGGCCGCGCTGCTGTTCGTCTCGGAAGGCACGGTCAAGTGGCACCTGCATAATATCTTCGCCAAGCTCGCGGTGCGCAACCGCAGCGGCGCCGTCGCGCGGGCGCGCAGCCTGAACCTGCTCTGACCGGATGGCCGCGCCCGACCCCGCCCTGACGATGCCGCGCGCGCCGCGTGCGGAGGGGCGCTTCATCGAAACCAAGTTGCGCCGCCCGCAGGTGGCGGGCGAACTGGTGGCGCTGGCGCGCCTGGACCGCGCGCTGACGGCGGCCCTGGCGCGGCGCGTGGTGTGCCTGAGCGCGCCGGCCGGCTTCGGCAAGACCACCTCCTTGCTCAAGCTGGCGCGCGCGCTCGACGCCGAGGGCTGCGCCACCTGCTGGGTGAGCCTGGACGCGCAGGACAACGAAACGGCGCGCTTTCTGCAATATGTGATCGAGGCGGTCCAGCGCGCGCTGCCCGGCGTGGGCCAGTACATGCTGGCCGACGTGAGCGAGGCCAATGTCGATGCGCTCAAGGCCATTTTGCGCTCGGTGTGCGAGGACCTGGCCGCGCGCGCCGCGCCGCTGGCGCTGTTCCTCGACGATTATCACCTGATCGACAACCCCGCGGTCCACGCGGTGCTGGCGTGGCTGCTGAAGGTGAGCCCGGATTGCCTGCGCGTGCTGATCGCCAGCCGCTACCGCCTGCCGGCCGGCATGGATGGCTTGCGCCGCCAGCAGGTGCTGGCCGACATCGGCAGCGCCGAACTGAGTCTGACCCTGGACGAAACCGCGTGCTTCCTGAGCGCCGCGCAACTGCCGGCGCTGAGCGCGGACCAGGTGCGCACCTTGTTCGAGCGCACCGAGGGCTGGGCCGCCGGCTTGCAGCTGGTGGCGATGGCCCTGCAGGCCGAGGGCCGCGGCGCCGGCTTCATCGACGAGTTTTCCGGCACCGACCGCGACGTCAGCGCCTATCTGCTCGAAGCGGTGCTGGCGCAGGTGCCGCCGGCCGTCATGCGCTTTTTGAGCCTGACCGCCTTGTTCGACCGCTTTTCGCCGGCGCTGTGCAGCGACGCGCTGGGCCAGCACGATGCCGGCGCCACGATCGCCTGGATCCGCGCTCACAACCTGTTTTTGATCGCGCTCGACGATGGCGGGCAATGGTTCCGCTACCATCATCTGCTGTCCGACTACCTGCGCGGCGCCACCGCCGCCGGCGCGCCCGACCAGGCTTGCCTGGCCTACCGCGCGGCCAGCGCCTGGTTCGCGCGCGAAGGCTTGCAGGACGAGGCCATCGCCTGCGCCTTCCAGTCGGGCGACTTGCATCTGGCGGCCGACCTGATCGAGCGCTGCGTCGAGGATGTCACCCAGCGCCGCGGCGACCACGATCAGCTGATCCGCTGGTATCAGCGCCTGCCGGAAGACACCCTGTTCGAGCGCATCGGCCTGCGCCTGTCGTACGTGCGCTCGGCGATGTGGAGCGGGCGCTTGCGCGAAGCGCAAAGCGCGCTGCTGGCGATCGAGTCGGACCTGGCGCTGCGCTACGCGGTCAGCGTCTACGAGGGCAAGGACGCGATCGATGCGGCCATCCTGGGCGACCTGCAGATCTGCTGGTATATGTTTCATGTGTTTAGCAACCGGGTCGAGCGCGTGCGCGAAAGCAAACGGGCCTGGGGCGCGCAATGGGAGCGCAGCGGCAATCCGATCGACATCGCACGGGTCAAGCTGGCGGCGGCCTGCTTCGCCTTTATCGAACACGATTACCGCGAGGCGCTGGCGCTGAGCGCGAGCGCCCAGACGTTCTACGAGCGCTGCGACTATTATTCCGGCGTGGTCGGCTGCCGCCGCATGCGCTGGGTGCTCGCGCGCGAACGCGGCCAGGCGCGCGAGGCGGAACAGGGGCTCGCCGCCCTGTACGAGGAAAACTGCCGCGAGCTGGGCACCTATTCGATCATCGCCGCCAACACCGGCATCCAGCTGGCCGATGCGGCCTACGAATGCGGCCATGTCGACCTGGCGCGCACGGTGCTGGCCAACGCTTTCGACATGTCGTCCAAGTACGGCCTGGTGACCGATTTTATCGCCGCCTTCCTGACCGCCTCGCGCGTGCTGCGTTGCGATCGCCAGGGCGAGGCTGCCAACGCCTGCCTGGCCGATGGCCTGGCACTGGCGCGCGAGCGCAGCCTGCCGCGCCTGACCGTGGCCTTGCAGGCCGAAAGGGTGCGGGTTTACTTGCAGGAGGGGCGCATCGACGAAGCGCTCAAGGTCGGGCGCGGCGCCGGGATCGACCTGGCGCAGCCGGGCGAGGGCGCCGGTCTGGCGCGCCCGTCCGAGCTGGTGCTGATCGAACTGCGCCTGCGCCTGGCCACCGGCCGCCTGCAGGGGCTGGGGCTGTCGATCGACGACTTGCTGGCGCAGACGCGCAAGCAGCAGCGAGTGCGCCTGACGGTGCGCCTGCTGGCGCTGAAAAGCGTGCTGCTGCAGCAAACCGGCAGGATGGACGATGCCTGCGCCGTGCTCGGTAGCGCGCTCGCACTGGGCGCCGCCGGCGGGCTGTCGCGTTCGATCGTGGATGAGGGACCGGAGGTGCGCGCGGTACTGGAGCAATTGCGCCGGCGCGGGGACCGGCCGGCGGCGCCGGGCGGCAGCAGCGCGGAGCACGACTATCTGAACAGCCTGTTCAGCGCCTGCGATGATGCCCCCGCCAGCACCCCGCCATTTTGTGGCGGGCTCGGCACAGCCGTGAAAATGACCCAGCGCGAGGTCGAGATCCTGAAACTGTTGCAGTGCGGGCTGGACAACCGGCACCTGGCGGTGCAACTGGCCATTTCGGAAGGAACGGTCAAATGGTATCTGCGCAATATCTACCAAAAATTGCTGGTCAGCAGCCGCACGGCCGCGATCGCCCGGGCGCGCGAACTGCGCCTCATCTGAGGCCGGGGCGGACCGCGCCCGCTATTGGTTCGCCCTTATTCATTCTCCCTTGATCCTTGCAAGGCATAGCCCGGCCCGGCCATGCCGTACGGCTCCCCCTCCAGGTCGCCAATCCATGGCGCGCAGGCACTCGACAGGCTGCGGCATTCGTCCGGCCCCATCCGCAGCGTCGGCTTGGCTATCTCTTTATGTACTTGAGAGATGGCTGTTCGTAACAGCAGTTCGGCCAGCGCCGGCGTTGCCTCGTTCCCTTCCGGCCCCCCTGCTAAAGTGAACGAAAACACTAACCGCGCTGGCGAACCCGTCGCCGTGATGATCACCACGCCCACGCCAGTTCCATCAAACTCCACCGCCCCTACCGCTCTGCCAATTCGCTGAGATACGAAGTGGCGTTCATAGCGTTCCATGCCGCCTCCCCTGTTACCATAAGTAGTCAATTTATCACTGCTGAACGAAGGCCGCCAACACGGTTACGCAATACTCGCCCGGTCAAATAAGTCAATGGTGTCGCGAAAATTATTTTGCATTTCCAGTTGAGAAATCACCAATAGAAAAGCCCTATTTGTGGACGCGATCAATCTCGGTTAATGTAAAAAAGGGTAGT
Protein-coding regions in this window:
- a CDS encoding winged helix-turn-helix domain-containing protein is translated as MANIREFRSATTSNELLAFSGLDISALNLHGGSADFLCDASLANVILVDSREYRLLDALAPAQRMARGMADRRLWPAPLILAVDAHQSPPSATDSGMLAADWVFAPVSPTDLLRRASLLLQRLQRPAQGAPDEPVARPAFADGPALSLHAASLSVAYQGRTVRLSRAEFMLVDLFLGRSGGVVSFGELSEFFQTQGKADSRSNIRVGIFELRLKLEQLSGSALGLVSIYRQGYALRHTSGRATQQYAAPFTAGSGSGWPRQSRAGTGC
- a CDS encoding LuxR C-terminal-related transcriptional regulator: MTTEAKFHPPALPARFFPVPRLHQRIAAVAGARIVCLVAPAGFGKSTTMAHQMAALAALGVGSCWINLDAADNEVERFLLHVTAALAAAHPFGAGATAHASGRAQLLAMCNRLTHQSCDVALFFDDYHVIDNPAVHELMDWLLAVSPAQLTLYIGSRSRIPLKLSRLRLCGGVADLGAADLSLTREETCAFMDVVSAGALDGAHCGVLYERTEGWAAGLQLAAIALQNAADRERFIHDFSGSAHDIASYLMEAVLARLPPQVDQFMSRTALFDRFSGRLCQDALALRDAPELIDWIAAHNLFLIPLDRRGESFRYHHLLGEYLRTRYLNADGAAARADYRAASHWCERAGENDEAIRYALAGDDSTRAVDLIAGCVDELIRARAGFDTLLRWMSAVPYRLLAQRVQLRLTFIRSSIWNNRFEQAESALAELEYDLGTGAPVAGVGAILCTMEMLWCLLYAFQDKTALAASRSRAWLARWGGSAQPSDIARAHIAIGYSAYVAHDYAVAEQSCQSAETFYAAADFYSGVVWTERFISIIRLEQGQAREAERVLAALYIANRDRLGADSMVASHTGVHLAQAAYELDKIDAAAAALDSALTIPTDTVAPAQGEGGPIPHGFGLLEDYMAAYLTRARLLCVQGQGGAADSVLANGVASALQCKQVRLARILMAERIRLALRQDEVGLAASHEHALDAIDATAGPAARGRAEAEEVAVGIARIRLRLAQGGAEAGAIGARLQELIARARLQTRLRMLVKLLCLQARYHGVRAEHEEAGAALHEALLIGEEGGLCRSIADEGPQVRALVASHGAWQAHSRRRDARLVTPDYLAHLLAACGAPAHPVADDAAAGAAALPEAHALSPREVQVLKLAERGLANRELAALLFVSEGTVKWHLHNIFAKLAVRNRSGAVARARSLNLL
- a CDS encoding LuxR C-terminal-related transcriptional regulator encodes the protein MAAPDPALTMPRAPRAEGRFIETKLRRPQVAGELVALARLDRALTAALARRVVCLSAPAGFGKTTSLLKLARALDAEGCATCWVSLDAQDNETARFLQYVIEAVQRALPGVGQYMLADVSEANVDALKAILRSVCEDLAARAAPLALFLDDYHLIDNPAVHAVLAWLLKVSPDCLRVLIASRYRLPAGMDGLRRQQVLADIGSAELSLTLDETACFLSAAQLPALSADQVRTLFERTEGWAAGLQLVAMALQAEGRGAGFIDEFSGTDRDVSAYLLEAVLAQVPPAVMRFLSLTALFDRFSPALCSDALGQHDAGATIAWIRAHNLFLIALDDGGQWFRYHHLLSDYLRGATAAGAPDQACLAYRAASAWFAREGLQDEAIACAFQSGDLHLAADLIERCVEDVTQRRGDHDQLIRWYQRLPEDTLFERIGLRLSYVRSAMWSGRLREAQSALLAIESDLALRYAVSVYEGKDAIDAAILGDLQICWYMFHVFSNRVERVRESKRAWGAQWERSGNPIDIARVKLAAACFAFIEHDYREALALSASAQTFYERCDYYSGVVGCRRMRWVLARERGQAREAEQGLAALYEENCRELGTYSIIAANTGIQLADAAYECGHVDLARTVLANAFDMSSKYGLVTDFIAAFLTASRVLRCDRQGEAANACLADGLALARERSLPRLTVALQAERVRVYLQEGRIDEALKVGRGAGIDLAQPGEGAGLARPSELVLIELRLRLATGRLQGLGLSIDDLLAQTRKQQRVRLTVRLLALKSVLLQQTGRMDDACAVLGSALALGAAGGLSRSIVDEGPEVRAVLEQLRRRGDRPAAPGGSSAEHDYLNSLFSACDDAPASTPPFCGGLGTAVKMTQREVEILKLLQCGLDNRHLAVQLAISEGTVKWYLRNIYQKLLVSSRTAAIARARELRLI